CACTCCGCCGCCGACCACGGCGAGACGACCGGGCACACGGTCGGCGCTGGTCGCCTCACGGTTGGTCCACGGACGAATGTCGTCCAAATGGGGGAGGTCCGGCATTGCCGGGCCAGTGCCAGTGCAGACAGCGACCGCGTGGCGGGCACTGAGCCGCACGGTCTCGCCGTCGGGGGTGGTCACCACGACCTGGCGGGGGCCGTCGAGGCGGCCGTGGCCGCGCATGAGGTCGACGGAGACCGACTCCAGCCAGGCGACGTGGTTGTCGTCCTGCCAGCGCCTGACGATGTCGTCGCGGTGTGCGAGGACGGCGGCCACATCGAGGGGTCGGTCCACCGCCCGTTTCAGTCCCGGCACGCGGAGGGCGTCGGCACGTGCCAGCGTCGGCCGCAGCAGCGCCTTGCTGGGCTCGCACGCCCAGTACGAACACTCGCCGCCGAGTAGCTCGCGCTCCACGATGACGGTACTGAGTCCCGCGGCATGGGTCCGTTCGGCCACGTTCTCGCCCACGGGGCCCGCGCCGATGACGACGACGTCGTAGGTGCGGTGAGTGTCGTTCACAGCTGTTTCCTGTGTCTTTCTCGGTTTCGCGGGCTTGGATTCTGAAGCGAGGGCGCGCGCGGGCGTCCAGGCCCACTTCCCCGCGGCCCGCGGTGCTCGGCCGTTCCGGCTGGCCTGGGGGACCGAAGGCTGTCAGCCCCGCCGGGAACTGCGGCTTCACCGGATGACTGCATTTCGATAGGGCAGACGAGCCTGAAGCGCCCAGCCATGCCGGCCGGTCGCTGAAGGTGACCGCATGGCGAACTCCGCGCGGGCGGTTTCGATGTCGGAGACCATTCACCTTCATAGATGCGGGTACCGCAACCCGATCTGCCCCAGTTGAGCAAGTGCCGGACTGCCACTTGATTCGCCACCCGTCAAGTAGGTGACGGTCATGTCTGCGCCGATTGGCCACGCCCAAAGAGGAGCTGAACGTGGCGAAGGTATAGCGCAACGCCTCGATGTTCACGGCTCCCTCCTCCTGGCTATAGCCACCCGCTATGCCCGCATTACTCATGATCCTCTACCGGAGCCGCGCGGAGCGATCTACGGTCCCTTCCGGCTTGCGATTCGCAAGCGGCTGAACACGCATCCAGGAGCACACGCATGTCCAGCAACACTCTCGACTTCACCGGGCAGAAGGTCGTCGTCATCGGCGGCACCAGCGGTATGGGACTGGCCGTCGCCCGCCGTGTCCTTCAGGGCGGCGGCAGTGCCGTCGTCACCGGCCGGACGCAGGCCAGCGCCGCCGAGGCTGCGGCCGAGCTGGCCGAATTCGGCAACGCCGTCGGCCTGGCCGCTGACCTGTTCGACTCCGCGCTCGAGGCGTTCAACGACCTCCACCCTCTCGGCCGCATCGGAACCCCCGAGGACGTCGCTCCCACCGTGGCTTTCCTCTCCTCCTGTCCGACCAGGCCGACTGGATCACCGCTGCAGCGGATCCTGCACAGGAGAGGTCAAGACTTGTGATCTGGACCTCTTCAGGGGACTTTCTTTAAACGGCTTGACCTCAGGCCTTCCGCAGTCGGATAACAATCCGTGATTTCCCAAGGGAGGGCCTACGGCGCGCCCCAAAGGGGTCGAGCCTACTATTATGAGGAACGGCAAGGCTTCGAGACCCAGAAAGGCAAGTCGTCATGCACTGCTTTGACTGCGTTCTCGAGAGTCGTGCTTCGACCGTCCCAGCAAGCCCGGCCGTCGCTGCAGCCGTTTGCGCTCGGTGCGGAGCCGGCATCTGTGGCAGGCATGCGCATGTCACTAGCGACCCGCTTCCCGGCCCGCCCATCTCCTCCACCCCGATGCCCGAAGCCAGACGACTGACGTGCGAACTCTGCTACGAAGCCGAGCGCGCTGCCGCCGGTCGTGCT
This genomic interval from Streptomyces dengpaensis contains the following:
- a CDS encoding SDR family NAD(P)-dependent oxidoreductase, with product MSSNTLDFTGQKVVVIGGTSGMGLAVARRVLQGGGSAVVTGRTQASAAEAAAELAEFGNAVGLAADLFDSALEAFNDLHPLGRIGTPEDVAPTVAFLSSCPTRPTGSPLQRILHRRGQDL